A stretch of Shewanella dokdonensis DNA encodes these proteins:
- a CDS encoding response regulator, giving the protein MSRILLVDDDLALAELLGQLLELEGFELTMAHDGQVGLDMALAEDFDIILLDVMLPKLSGFAVLQELRTKKQTPVLMLTARGDEIDRVIGLERGADDYLPKPFNDRELVARIRAIIRRANTPLQERHHNNELALGDIKMDPTRQEAYCNEQLLMLTGTEFSLLFTLAQQAGELISKDELSEKVLGKKLMPFDRSLDMHLSNLRKKLPERADGRPRVKTIRGKGYIWLP; this is encoded by the coding sequence ATGAGCCGAATTTTGTTGGTCGACGATGATTTGGCACTAGCAGAACTGCTGGGGCAATTGCTTGAACTGGAAGGTTTTGAGCTAACCATGGCCCACGATGGTCAAGTCGGGCTAGACATGGCGCTGGCAGAAGATTTCGATATTATTTTGCTGGATGTCATGCTGCCAAAACTAAGCGGTTTTGCGGTATTACAGGAACTGCGCACTAAAAAACAAACGCCAGTGTTGATGCTGACCGCTAGAGGCGATGAAATTGATCGCGTGATTGGCTTAGAACGCGGTGCCGATGACTATCTGCCAAAACCGTTTAATGACCGGGAACTGGTCGCCAGGATCCGCGCCATCATCCGTCGCGCCAACACACCGCTGCAAGAGCGACATCACAATAATGAACTGGCGTTAGGGGACATCAAAATGGATCCAACCCGTCAGGAAGCCTATTGTAATGAACAGTTGTTGATGCTCACCGGAACCGAGTTCAGCCTGTTATTTACGCTGGCACAGCAGGCGGGCGAACTGATCAGCAAAGATGAACTCAGTGAAAAGGTGCTGGGTAAAAAACTGATGCCCTTTGATCGCAGTCTGGATATGCATCTGTCTAATCTGAGAAAGAAATTGCCAGAACGTGCAGATGGTCGGCCACGGGTCAAAACAATCCGTGGTAAAGGTTATATCTGGCTCCCTTAA
- a CDS encoding Spy/CpxP family protein refolding chaperone, with translation MVKHLKTGMVALVAASSLWATGAFAADTDKADKADVTPSAAPTCPCPQYMGQGMMRGQGMGMMGQRMPGAMHRGFQRGMGMGWDHMGFIALHQLDLTDEQKTAIKKLFDAQRDSMKAERSARHQAMQAVMTAAKFDESKAKKLIEQQQQWRTQQQLQRMKLHHQIYQLLTAEQQANLKKQLEKMPMWNTDQDD, from the coding sequence ATGGTTAAACATCTTAAAACCGGTATGGTAGCGTTAGTCGCAGCGTCTAGTCTTTGGGCAACAGGCGCCTTTGCGGCAGATACTGACAAGGCCGATAAAGCCGATGTGACTCCGTCAGCCGCGCCCACTTGTCCCTGTCCACAATATATGGGACAGGGGATGATGCGCGGGCAAGGTATGGGGATGATGGGGCAGCGAATGCCTGGCGCTATGCACCGCGGTTTCCAGCGTGGCATGGGCATGGGGTGGGATCACATGGGGTTTATTGCACTGCATCAGTTGGATCTGACTGATGAGCAGAAAACCGCCATTAAAAAACTCTTTGACGCCCAGCGCGACAGCATGAAAGCAGAACGTAGCGCTCGGCATCAGGCTATGCAAGCGGTGATGACTGCCGCTAAATTTGATGAATCCAAGGCGAAAAAGCTGATTGAGCAGCAACAGCAATGGCGTACACAGCAGCAGTTACAACGTATGAAACTGCATCATCAGATTTACCAGCTGCTGACGGCAGAACAGCAGGCTAACCTCAAAAAACAGCTAGAAAAAATGCCCATGTGGAACACAGACCAAGACGACTAA
- a CDS encoding cation diffusion facilitator family transporter, which yields MTPSSHYAFWVKLASRAAIATASTLIVIKLLAWLWSGSASMLASVTDSIADVMASVVNFIAIRYALIPADHDHRYGHGKAEHLATLAQSAFIMGSAFLLLLHGGGRLITPEPLQHATVGIIVSVIAIVLTLALVLIQKKALAATASSVVEADSLHYKSDLFLNGAVLLALVLAQYGWWWADGLFAVLIALYIGHQSWGLGYRAIQALLDRELDEATRQQILDIARQDKRVLGAHDLRTRQSGQTVFIQLHLELDGDLSLHDAHEIAVATENRILESFPSAEVIIHQDPDDVVEER from the coding sequence ATGACACCAAGTTCTCATTACGCATTTTGGGTAAAGCTGGCGAGTCGTGCCGCAATCGCAACGGCTTCAACGCTGATCGTGATCAAATTACTGGCTTGGCTGTGGTCTGGCTCGGCCAGTATGCTGGCATCTGTGACGGACTCGATTGCCGATGTTATGGCATCGGTGGTTAATTTTATTGCCATTCGCTACGCCCTGATCCCTGCCGACCATGATCATCGTTATGGTCATGGTAAAGCTGAACATCTAGCGACGCTGGCACAATCCGCTTTTATTATGGGGAGCGCCTTCTTGCTGTTGTTGCATGGTGGCGGGCGCTTGATAACGCCAGAACCATTGCAGCATGCAACGGTTGGGATCATCGTATCGGTTATCGCGATAGTACTGACTCTGGCGCTGGTGTTAATCCAGAAAAAGGCGCTAGCTGCAACTGCCAGCAGCGTGGTTGAAGCCGATTCGCTGCACTATAAATCCGATCTGTTTCTGAATGGCGCCGTATTGCTCGCACTGGTACTGGCACAATATGGCTGGTGGTGGGCCGATGGTCTGTTTGCAGTGTTGATTGCCCTTTATATCGGCCACCAATCTTGGGGACTTGGCTATCGTGCTATTCAAGCATTGTTGGATCGAGAATTAGACGAAGCAACCCGCCAACAAATCTTAGACATTGCCCGCCAGGATAAACGGGTATTGGGGGCACATGATCTACGAACTCGGCAGTCTGGTCAGACGGTTTTTATCCAGTTACATCTAGAACTGGATGGCGATCTGTCACTACATGATGCCCATGAAATCGCGGTGGCAACTGAAAATCGCATTCTTGAGTCATTCCCCAGTGCTGAAGTGATCATTCACCAAGATCCTGATGATGTTGTGGAAGAACGATAA
- a CDS encoding methyl-accepting chemotaxis protein, with the protein MMNMGLKRTLMIAIMFLVAISVSAASVIAYFQQKSALTDDIIKQSRDYVNGRAEVIETMINEKVDGISKISENFHDTGINGTTAEIIALTKLIAAAMNSGSAIVAFDNGDGYWNQTDDHWPDHKYQGNVTERPWYKDALATSAVTITEPYLGTDGVYWITIVKKIKGGVVSVDLKLSFLNQLFKPSDEMQDAVVVILNQDTTLLASSSTLVETGKTATSYPWFKDAALNVVSNNNAMVEYQVNGTDKILFSQRINVGDKKWYVVVGLEKETAFAALKTARQHAIMVTVISTIICVLIALAVINFLYRPIISLRQMVSNLSSGNGDLTQRLKIMANDDIGEICKGINTFIANLQEMMCEVKNSTETLHANVRQLKKLADNNSGMLNSHVQETEQIATAIEEMDATANSMAGDAANTAKLTDDANQTSAESQTIVAKSQQAVKALIADVEQASQYVQEMNTHTTEISTVLNVIGKIAEQTNLLALNAAIEAARAGEQGRGFAVVADEVRELANRTKESTAEIEQAIENLLSGSLQVVNSMEETKKRCQETAVESDAVANSLDSLTVFINNINDLSSQIATAAEEQSCVTKEVSHNMNTISGIVSELETVGLESSANAADIEKVNGQLVTIVNRFKL; encoded by the coding sequence ATGATGAATATGGGTTTGAAAAGAACACTAATGATCGCCATTATGTTCTTGGTGGCTATATCCGTTTCTGCAGCAAGCGTTATTGCTTATTTTCAACAAAAAAGTGCCCTCACGGATGATATTATCAAGCAAAGCCGAGACTATGTTAATGGCCGAGCTGAAGTCATTGAAACAATGATTAACGAGAAAGTGGATGGTATTAGCAAAATATCCGAAAACTTTCATGACACTGGAATTAACGGCACCACAGCTGAAATAATCGCACTCACTAAATTAATTGCTGCCGCAATGAACTCTGGTAGTGCCATTGTGGCATTTGATAACGGTGACGGTTATTGGAACCAGACCGACGATCATTGGCCCGATCATAAATATCAAGGAAATGTGACTGAACGGCCTTGGTATAAGGATGCTCTCGCTACCTCTGCTGTCACTATCACTGAACCGTATCTGGGAACTGACGGCGTTTATTGGATTACTATCGTTAAGAAAATCAAAGGCGGTGTTGTCTCGGTAGATTTAAAATTATCATTTTTGAATCAATTATTTAAGCCTTCTGATGAAATGCAGGATGCAGTCGTTGTGATTTTAAATCAAGACACCACCTTGCTTGCATCATCTTCAACGTTAGTGGAAACAGGAAAAACTGCCACCAGTTACCCTTGGTTTAAAGATGCCGCGCTGAACGTTGTTAGCAATAATAATGCAATGGTTGAATATCAAGTGAATGGTACTGATAAAATTCTTTTCTCTCAGCGTATCAATGTTGGGGATAAAAAATGGTATGTGGTAGTCGGCTTAGAAAAAGAAACCGCATTTGCTGCACTAAAAACAGCGCGGCAACATGCAATAATGGTAACCGTTATATCAACCATTATATGTGTTTTAATTGCATTGGCTGTTATTAATTTTCTATATCGTCCAATTATTTCTCTACGGCAAATGGTCTCTAATTTATCAAGTGGTAATGGAGATTTAACGCAACGTCTTAAGATTATGGCAAATGATGATATAGGCGAAATTTGCAAAGGAATAAATACATTTATTGCCAATCTTCAAGAAATGATGTGTGAAGTGAAAAACTCCACTGAGACATTGCATGCAAATGTTCGGCAATTAAAAAAATTAGCGGATAATAATAGTGGCATGTTGAATAGCCATGTCCAAGAAACTGAGCAGATTGCCACGGCTATCGAGGAAATGGACGCAACGGCTAATTCGATGGCGGGTGATGCTGCTAACACTGCTAAGCTGACCGATGATGCCAATCAAACGAGTGCAGAGTCTCAAACCATTGTTGCCAAATCTCAGCAGGCGGTCAAAGCACTCATCGCCGATGTTGAACAGGCGTCTCAATATGTGCAGGAAATGAATACACATACGACAGAGATCAGCACTGTACTCAACGTTATCGGCAAGATAGCCGAGCAAACTAACTTGCTGGCATTAAACGCTGCCATTGAGGCGGCGAGAGCCGGGGAACAGGGGCGTGGTTTTGCCGTGGTTGCCGATGAAGTAAGGGAACTGGCCAATAGGACTAAAGAAAGTACGGCCGAAATCGAACAGGCAATCGAAAATCTGTTGTCGGGAAGCCTGCAAGTCGTTAATTCGATGGAAGAGACAAAAAAACGCTGCCAGGAAACCGCTGTAGAGTCAGATGCAGTAGCTAACAGCTTGGATTCATTGACTGTTTTTATAAATAATATCAATGATCTGAGTAGCCAAATCGCCACAGCAGCTGAAGAGCAGAGCTGTGTTACTAAAGAAGTCAGTCACAACATGAATACCATCAGCGGTATTGTGTCTGAACTTGAAACTGTGGGGTTGGAATCCTCAGCCAATGCCGCCGATATTGAAAAAGTAAACGGCCAACTTGTGACCATCGTAAATAGATTCAAGCTGTAG
- the glnG gene encoding nitrogen regulation protein NR(I) yields MSEQVWILDDDSSIRWVLERALRGAKISCASFAAAESLWDALQISQPRVIVSDIRMPGTDGLTLLERINVHYPHIPVIIMTAHSDLDSAVSAYQAGAFEYLPKPFDIDEAITLVERAITHATEHSPAPVESQLNTPEIIGEAPAMQEVFRAIGRLSRSSISVLINGQSGTGKELVAGALHKHSPRRDQSFIALNMAAIPKELIESELFGHEKGAFTGAANVRQGRFEQANGGTLFLDEIGDMPLDVQTRLLRVLADGQFYRIGGHSPVRVDVRIIAATHQDLESLVQKGQFREDLFHRLNVIRIHLPPLSQRREDIPQLARHFLAQAAKEIGVEAKILTKETAAKLQQLPWPGNVRQLENTCRWLTVMASGQEILPQDLPHELFKEPIAQASGNGNSLDWQSALRLWLDQRLSQGENDLLTEIQPAFERILLETALEHTQGHKQEAAKRLGWGRNTLTRKLKELSMD; encoded by the coding sequence ATGAGTGAACAAGTATGGATCCTCGATGACGACAGCTCGATCCGCTGGGTACTAGAGCGAGCGCTACGCGGTGCCAAAATTAGCTGCGCTAGCTTCGCCGCCGCCGAGTCTTTGTGGGATGCACTGCAGATTTCCCAACCGCGAGTCATAGTGTCTGACATTCGGATGCCAGGCACGGATGGGCTGACATTGTTGGAACGTATCAATGTCCATTATCCGCATATTCCGGTCATCATCATGACAGCCCATTCGGATCTGGATAGTGCCGTCAGCGCTTATCAAGCGGGAGCATTTGAGTATCTGCCTAAACCCTTTGATATTGATGAAGCCATTACCCTGGTTGAGCGCGCTATCACCCACGCCACCGAACATTCGCCAGCCCCCGTGGAGTCTCAGCTCAACACCCCAGAAATTATCGGCGAAGCCCCGGCCATGCAGGAAGTGTTTCGTGCCATTGGCCGTCTGTCACGTTCTTCAATTAGCGTACTGATCAACGGCCAATCCGGAACAGGGAAAGAACTGGTGGCCGGAGCACTGCACAAACACAGTCCTCGCCGCGACCAATCCTTTATTGCACTAAACATGGCGGCCATCCCCAAAGAACTCATCGAATCGGAACTCTTTGGTCACGAAAAAGGAGCCTTCACAGGTGCCGCCAACGTGCGTCAGGGACGCTTCGAACAGGCGAACGGTGGCACGCTGTTTCTTGATGAAATTGGGGATATGCCTTTAGATGTACAGACGCGATTGCTGCGAGTGCTGGCAGACGGCCAGTTTTATCGCATCGGCGGACATTCCCCGGTGCGGGTGGACGTGCGTATCATCGCGGCGACCCACCAGGATTTAGAGTCTTTGGTGCAAAAAGGGCAGTTCCGCGAAGACCTGTTCCACCGCCTTAATGTTATTCGTATTCATCTGCCACCGTTGTCACAGCGGCGGGAAGACATTCCACAATTAGCTCGGCATTTTTTGGCCCAAGCAGCTAAAGAGATTGGGGTAGAAGCGAAAATCCTCACCAAGGAAACTGCCGCAAAATTACAGCAGTTGCCGTGGCCAGGAAACGTCAGACAATTGGAAAACACCTGTCGTTGGCTGACAGTAATGGCGTCAGGGCAAGAGATCCTGCCACAAGACCTGCCACATGAACTGTTCAAAGAACCGATCGCGCAAGCCAGCGGCAATGGTAATTCGCTGGACTGGCAAAGTGCCTTACGTCTGTGGCTGGATCAGCGTCTATCTCAGGGAGAAAACGATCTGCTGACAGAAATCCAACCCGCGTTTGAGCGTATCTTGTTGGAAACCGCCTTGGAACATACACAGGGCCATAAACAGGAAGCCGCGAAACGCTTGGGTTGGGGACGGAACACGCTTACCCGTAAACTTAAAGAACTATCGATGGACTGA
- the glnL gene encoding nitrogen regulation protein NR(II) encodes MDTNLLLNHLVTAVLVIDGELRPAYANAAAEQLLGVSSHKLKEQPLTDNLHMLVIDAKVLKSAITGQQGLTVNTTQLVTLDGQHHTVDLTLVPIEHDAEQPPHSVLELRQVDQQRRIHQQLTLDAQQQAAQFLVRNLAHEIKNPLGGLRGAAQLLSRELSDEHLREFTTLIIEQADRLRSLVDRLLGPQKPSLHKVLNIHMVIQKVLNLVSVTLPPNIRLRQDYDPSIPDLPMDEDQLQQAILNIVQNAIQALEQQKVGDIMIRTRTAHQVTIGTQRHKLALILSIIDNGPGIAPELVDTLFYPMVTGRKDGNGLGLSIAHNIARLHGGRIDCNSAPGHTEFSLTLPINLDQDNL; translated from the coding sequence ATGGACACGAATTTACTGCTCAATCATCTGGTGACTGCGGTATTGGTTATCGACGGCGAGTTGCGTCCGGCGTACGCCAATGCAGCAGCAGAGCAACTGCTGGGAGTTTCCAGCCATAAGCTGAAAGAACAGCCGTTGACCGACAACCTGCATATGCTGGTCATTGATGCCAAAGTGCTTAAAAGCGCCATCACCGGCCAACAGGGACTCACCGTCAATACCACACAATTGGTCACCCTTGATGGGCAACACCACACGGTTGACTTAACACTGGTGCCCATAGAACACGATGCCGAACAGCCACCGCACAGTGTGCTGGAATTACGGCAAGTGGATCAACAGCGGCGTATTCACCAACAACTGACGCTGGATGCCCAACAACAGGCGGCACAGTTTCTGGTGCGTAATCTGGCCCACGAGATCAAAAATCCGCTGGGGGGACTGCGCGGCGCAGCACAACTGCTGTCCAGAGAACTTAGCGATGAACATCTGCGTGAGTTCACCACACTGATTATTGAGCAGGCAGACCGGCTCCGCAGTTTGGTTGATCGCCTGCTTGGGCCGCAAAAACCTTCGCTACACAAGGTACTGAATATTCACATGGTCATTCAGAAGGTATTGAATCTGGTGAGTGTCACCTTACCGCCGAATATCCGGTTGCGGCAGGATTATGACCCTTCCATCCCCGACTTGCCGATGGATGAAGACCAACTACAGCAAGCTATTTTGAACATTGTGCAAAATGCCATTCAGGCGCTGGAACAGCAAAAGGTCGGAGACATCATGATCCGTACCCGTACCGCACATCAGGTCACAATTGGCACACAACGTCACAAGTTAGCGTTGATCCTGTCGATCATCGATAACGGCCCAGGTATTGCGCCTGAATTAGTCGATACTTTGTTTTATCCAATGGTAACCGGTCGTAAAGATGGCAACGGTTTGGGGCTCTCTATCGCCCACAACATTGCTCGTTTACATGGTGGCCGTATCGACTGTAATTCGGCCCCTGGCCACACAGAATTTAGCCTGACCCTACCTATCAATCTGGATCAGGACAACTTATAA